The Solanum lycopersicum chromosome 2, SLM_r2.1 DNA window TATGCAGTGATTATATGTGTACTAGGCGATGACCATATAATTTTGGTTTCATAGTTATATCTTTGTGTTATCTTATATATGCTAATGTTATATAATTATTCGTACTTCTTATGTGGTTTGTTAGactataatatgattatttcaaTAAGATTAGTTAGGTTGCCAGTGCACATTGTGGTTTGAAGacttgattttacttttgatAACAAACTTAAACTTTTTTATTGCTTAACTACTCATCTCAGAGCAAATTAGAATAGTTTGAGACCATTTTGTTGGTGTCTATAATTTTCAGAATTATTGTGTTGATTGTTCTGGTCTATGTTTCTTCCCTACTGTACATGCCAGATATGATCATAAGAGTCTGTGTTTCTTCCCACTTTATATGACATATATGCTCATAAGACAACACATCTGCATAGACATATTTTTTGTGAAGTAAGAAGGATGTCATTAATAAAGCATCAAGCAGATGCACAAATtacaaaagaatgatttttctGTGTCAAGAAAACAATTAACAATAGTGATGATAAATTCTACGTAAGAATCCATACTAAATACGGGAGAGAGATAAACCCTCTgacataaagcttcttctcaaGTGCACTCCATCCAatataggaaaagaaaaaattagtagTGCCTATCTTGTGCTTTTCTATGAACCATGTCAACCTTTTTATCCTTTCTTTTGGAATGCTTGTGTTGGAGGTGAAAAATGCAACAAAAGACTTGAATGGTAGGAACAAGTGGTCTAGTTTTTCAATAAACCGATTTAACATGGTTTATACTAGTTTTTCAATACACTGATTCAATATGGTTTATAcacttatataaaattgtttATTGAGATTTTGATTCTTAATAGATCACTTTTCCAACCTGAGGATTTAATTCTACAAACTAAGAAGAGATTATTTCAATCTGGAGAGTCCATTCAAGAGAAAAGAATTAAACTTCCTATGCAAAACTTTAGGTTCCAAATGTCTTCAAAGTAAGGTGTTACTGATTCAGTTTATGTGACTGGGGAAACATTTGGTaattcagaggtacaacatggtATTCAAGATCAATTAAACTTCAAACAGGTGAAGAGGAAGTCTGTCATACCGGCCACAAGCCTTGATCAGTTTCTAGCAGAACAATGGTTACAGAAAGAACATGATATTAATGATCTACCAAACTGCAAGCAGGTAAAGAGGAAGTCGATCATAGGCGATGAAACAAAAATAGATAACCACACAGTAGCTGATGATCTTGTGGATCAAGAAGAAATCAATAGGGATGAGTGTGCTATAGAAGAGGAAATTGGCATTGATTGTAGTACGAAAGGTATGTCTCAAGCGTTATAAGATTTATTACTTATATAAATGACATTTCTTATTTACTTACTGTTACATAAATCAAGAAATATTGGAGGCGAAAAAAGTCCGAGGAAAAACAACATGTAAGGATATTCATGcaagaaatttggaagaaagaaaggaggtGACATTTGATAAAGGGCAAGCAGTGGGACCAACTGGTAAGATAGTGTCCGAATTCACCAACTTTATAGGAACAATTTCAAGGAACCCGAGGTTCATCAACTTGATGTACACTAGTTGGCATGCGGTGCCAGAAGATACTAAAAAGCGCATGTGGGAATATATCAATGTAagaacaattaatttttaaattgcatatttattcTTTGTTTTTACAGATTTAAGctaactatattttattttacatagtCCAAATTCATAATTCCAATAGAAGGAAAAGCGTGGGTGATGACTGGCTTTCGTGATGCTTGGAAGCGATAcaagcaaaaaattaaagagagattttttgataaaaatagtaCCATTGAGGACATGCTAGCAAAACGTCCCAGTGACATTGCAGAAGATGAATTTCATCAATTGATCGAGTATTGGAAAGACCCAACTGTTCAAGTAAGGCTAAAATACTACATTTCTATTGTTCAACATATTTTGGATTATATcgattctatttttgttttatttattaattcaaacatatctttttatataattataggcCATGTGTGagatgaattctcaaaacaGGAAAAAGCAAAAACGGAGGCATCGAATGGGACCTATTAGTTTTGCAAGAGTACGCGTGGCATTGGTAATACTTAGCATCTTCGGCCATATACATTTAATCCATTTGTATTCCTCCAATAGATTGataagtttttaaatatctttttatataatttgtagcATGCAACCAAAGAAAACAATGAGGAACCATCAAAGTCTGAAATGTTTATTGCAACTCGTACAAAAACGGGAAAGGAACTTCAGGCCGATACTCAAATTGCAATAGTAAGTTTTTTAAAGTgtattaatgatgaatttaattcaggtttaatattttttacattgtTTAAAgggtgataatttattttaatatgctTGAAGGGATGTCAATTGAAGTTACTTAATGAACCATAAACTCATTTATGCtagagagaaataagaagttcttgaatataatatgaaagtcaattttattcaataggCTGAACTTCAGAATCGCCAAAATTCCGGGGAAACTGCAGATGATGCTTTTACGGCAGTGTTTGGTAAGGAGCAGCCTGGTCGACTTAGGTGCTATGGTAGATCAGTGACAGCAAGTTCATTGAATAAAGATGAGAAAGATAGCAAGCtaaaacaaaaacatgctaatgaaatcacttctctgaaagaagaaatgaatgaaatgaGAGAGGAAATAAGAGTAGAAATGAGAGAAGAAATGCGaaatatttttagtcaattgCTTCAAAACAACACTGGATTGAATGTTCGAGGTATGCAAGGGGGTGTTGTATCTAACATTGCTTCACCTATTGATGCGGGTAGTACACAAGCTGTAAAAGGCCAAAATCCTCTACAATCTTCCGGGTCAACTCATAATCCGATTCTTCAAAAggtatttagtactttttcaaaTTAGTCCTCTCAGTTTCTCAGAAAGTCTTCTTGTTTGTAATTGTTATTGATTAACTTCATGTTTGAATCAAATTAGTTATTGTTAGTTGCTTTGGTTTGAATTGAGCTAAGGTTTTGTTTCTCTTGACCACTGTTCATCTTGCTTGTTTGGTATGGTTGAAGTGTAGTTTTTCTATGTTAGATTTAGTTTCCTTGTTGCCTCGCTCTGATGAGTATGAAGTAACTCTGAACTTGTTACATATTCTCGATATGGttttgaatattattgaatGGTGGCGAAACACTCTAAATACGACTGagttttctttctttggttATTGTTAGTGGCATTGGTTTGAATTGAGCTAAGGTTTTGTTTCTCTTGACCACTGTTCATCTTGCTTGTTTGGTATGGTTGAAGTGTAGTTATTCTATGTCAGATTTAGTTTCCTTGTTGCCTCGCTCTGATGAGTATGAAGTAACTCTGAACTTGTTACATATTCTCGATATGGttttgaatattattgaatGGTGGCGAAACACTTTAAATACGACAGagttttctttctttggttATTGTTAGTGGCATTGGTTTGAATTGAGCTAAGGTTTTGTTTCTCTTGACCACTGTTCATCTTGCTTGTTTGGTATGGTTGAAGTGTAGTTTTTCTATGTCAGATTTAGTTTCCTTGTTGCCTCGCTCTGATGAGTATGAAGTAACTCTAAACTTGTTACATATTCTCGATATGGttttgaatattattgaatGGTGGCGAAACACTTTAAATACGACtaagttttctttctttggttACTGTTAGTGGCATTGGTTTGAATTGAGCAAAGGTTTTGTTTCTCTTGACCACTGTTCATCTTGCTTGTTTGGTATGGTAGAAGTGTAGAACATTACAGTCCAAATTATTGATTAGTCGTGTTGCTACCCTTACTTTAAGGTTGGTGTTTCCAAGGAGCCTTTTTAGTTGAATAAAGATTTGAATGTTTAGTAGAAATCATAGATAACCTTCAGAGTTAAAGGATCCTTTGtcttaaaaatacaaattattgagTTCTCTAAAAGTATAGATCCCGATGAAGTGAAATGGATATTGAGGATTCAGTCAGTTAACTGTTCTACAGTCACAAAAGCTTACACAGCAGGCACCATTTGTGGTTGTGCTCCTCATTTGCCTAATACAAATAAGATAGAATTGCTTTTATATGGTTCAAGTTTTGGCTTCTATagaacatgcaaacacataaatacttttaagttcattttttttgagtttgcGCACCTTGAATGCAATCAATGACCATAAAGATAtcatttttaatctattttgaGCTAGTAACAGCAAGAATTTTGAGCTAATAACAGTCCAAATTATTGTCTAAGCCTCTCTGCAAATAAACTTTGGCATAGTGTGGAATCTGCAATCTGCAGAtttgttgttaatattttctGTAACTGCTGCTGCATTCTGTAGAATATCCATGTTGTTAGCATTATTGCTGCTGCAATCTGTAACTTTTGTTAATGTTTTCACTATGCCTTTTGTGCTTCTATATATCATTATTTCCGTCAATAAAGCATGCTTCCATAACTACaaacaaatacacaaataattataggagaATCTAATTGTTTGTGTCTCCTCATTAATTCCTTTTCTCTATAACTATTGGATTTCATTGTTGCAATCTGAAAGTCTTACCTCTTCTATATAATTGCCaatatcttatttgtgtagggaaatggaggtgatcaaatttgaagtggatgatgaagagtttttgagctattgtaaaagtttaaatacatatttgatttatgtGTACACATTTAGAATATTGATGTATAGGTATGGGTATGTGTACACAACACatactatattttgaagtaCTTTATGGGAAatctataaatttgaattacttattAGCGCTAGAGATTATTTATTGCAATATAATATTGGAGTATTGTAATTAGAAATTGTGGCATAGGACTGTAAATTGTGTATGCACTTGAGCAAAGATAAAACTTCAAAGTGTTGTCATACATTAGATAGAAAAGGCAACACTTGATAAGTGTGGGCAATATGGTAGCAAAGGCCACGCTTCAAAGTGTAGCTTATAAAGCAACACTTATAAACGTAGCAGCAGAAGCGTGGCTTTTTCTGTTTTAGGCTACGCTTGTAAGTGTAGCTGATAAGGCAACACTTCTAAGCGTAGCTACAAAGTGTGGCCTTTTTGACTTGAGGCTACGCTTAAAAGTGTTGCTCATATGGCAATACCTCTAAGCGTAGGTAAAAAGCGTGgccttttttccttttgtctACGCTTTTAAGCGTATCTGATAAGGCTAAGCTTGTAAAGCGTCGCCTAAACTCTAAGGTTTCACTGCTTTCGGCCACACCTGGAAAAGTGTCGCTTAAAGTCAAAAAGTGTGGCTTTTTaccaaaggccacactttttcatagtttaggCCACACTTTTCTAGGGTGGTTGGAGACATAAAATGTTGTAGtgtttgtaacctatgtaactcccattgtaacttatgtaacctatgtaacgcccattgtaacctatgtaactcctaagaccattatcttcactatttactacctccattatcttcctattcattgctaggaagacttcttgtagtataaatagtggtagtcttcatttggttttagagacacacaattcataagagaaaacaaagagtgaaagagttagtctaaaagagagttcttattagttgaagggaggtgttcttttttgtggagttttggactcaactcttgtccagagttgttgagttatactttgtgtaagctgttgtatcctggaggggacaagtcaaagaggactactgctggaccggtgaaaacatttgctgcagtgggcttgaatctttttaaagagagcgagatatccgcgcctcaacctgaagagattactttcttcattttattttcaattgtaatcttgcaattttattatcttgtaagttttttcactaacactGAGGAATTACCTGAATCAAAGACACGACCTTATTCTATATTGGTGGTGCAATATGGGGTTTGAATTATATGAACTCTTATCCAAATCGATGTTAAAtactattattaaaataacgtaatattattcaataattGTATGATATCCCATTTAAGAAAGAGATTTCAttttaagagagaaaaaaactaaaaaattgataCTTTAAGTTTATGCTTATTAATACCTTTTTAGAACTAAACTTTAATAAAACTTGACTATGCTTTTTTATAAAGTTAATcatgttttatttaagaataTGTCTATTCTTTCTTTCGGAAAATATGCATCATgatgttaaaatatattgaatttttctaAAACAATCACTTGAAGAGAAAAATGTTCTTGAATCTTTCTAAAATAATGCACTTCAATCAAAATATACTTTCGTgaacttttttttgaaagacttctttaaaattttgaaacttaCTTTACTCATGAAAACAATACATACAAATTACCATGACAAGGTTTTCAAATAACTTTTAGCTAAAAAGGGTCCATATGGTAAAATCAGCATTAACCATATAAGATCATAAACTATATGAAGTACTATAATTTCAATACTAAAATCAAGAATcaattcaataggaaaatagaGCAATTTGAAAATCACAAACTTTGGGTAAAAAAGTTAGCTTTGATCTTACTAACTAAAATTGTAGATACAGGGCGTGgagaagaatttagtttctcaCTATGATAGTCTTACTTAACTTAAATTCTCCACAAAAATCTGGAAGAAGAATCTTAACTAGATGAAGAGTCTTTTCTTGAAATTCTTGGGTTCATTTCTTGAAAATCCCATGTTTTTTTTATGGTAGATTCTTTCTTAGGCTACATAACAAGAAGTCAAAATCACTAAAAATTGTGAGAGTGTGCTTATCTTGATTCTCAAGGAATAATTCGTGACGTTTTCTCTATAAAATTCAATTCTAGGAATTCTCAAATCCcagaattgaattttttatattcacTAAAGATAGAAAGAGGATTTGATGTTTGAATCTTATTGAAATTTTTGGATTTATGTTTTAAGATCATGGAAAGTACTTACCATGACTTAGTAGGGTTTAAGAGAGCTCTTGGGAGCTGTTGGGATAGACCAAAGAGTGAAAAGTGaggaaaaaaactcaa harbors:
- the LOC138342093 gene encoding uncharacterized protein; this translates as MGSSADKVYYKVKRKSVIPATSLDQFLAEQWLQKEHDINDLPNCKQVKRKSIIGDETKIDNHTVADDLVDQEEINRDECAIEEEIGIDCSTKEILEAKKVRGKTTCKDIHARNLEERKEVTFDKGQAVGPTGKIVSEFTNFIGTISRNPRFINLMYTSWHAVPEDTKKRMWEYINSKFIIPIEGKAWVMTGFRDAWKRYKQKIKERFFDKNSTIEDMLAKRPSDIAEDEFHQLIEYWKDPTVQAMCEMNSQNRKKQKRRHRMGPISFARVRVALHATKENNEEPSKSEMFIATRTKTGKELQADTQIAIAELQNRQNSGETADDAFTAVFGKEQPGRLRCYGRSVTASSLNKDEKDSKLKQKHANEITSLKEEMNEMREEIRVEMREEMRNIFSQLLQNNTGLNVRGMQGGVVSNIASPIDAGSTQAVKGQNPLQSSGSTHNPILQKWHWFELSKGFVSLDHCSSCLFGMVEV